From the genome of Mucilaginibacter paludis DSM 18603:
ATTTTTTTAAAAAACGCGCGGGCATCGTTACAGATCACAAAAAAATTATACCCCTTATAATGCTCCAGTATAAGTGGATAAATTATTTTCAAATCAAAAGATTGATGTTCAATTTGTTGAAAGTTTGTCAGGTTAGCCGGTATCGATTCTGTGATCAGAAGTGTCTTTTGGTTAATATAAATTCTATAGATTTGAGCCATGTTTAATAAAAGTGAGATCGAACAGCAAGTTGCCGAGTTTCTGCTGCAAATTAAAGCAATTAAATTACAACCTAACAATCCTTTTACATGGGCGTCGGGATGGAAATCTCCAATTTATTGCGATAACCGCACAACACTTTCACACCCGGCCATCCGTACTTACATCCGTCAAAAATTGGTCCGTTTAATACAGGAAGAATTTGGCCCCGTTGCCTGCATAGCAGGTGTGGCTACGGCAGGCATACCCCAGGGCGTATTGGTTGCCCAGGAGCTTGGGCTTCCGTTTGTTTATGTGCGTGCTAAGCCTAAAGAACATGGTACCGGCAATTTAATTGAAGGCGATGTTTTTGAGGGGCAGCGCGTTTTGGTTGTAGAAGATTTGATATCTACCGGTAAAAGTAGTTTACAGGCCGTTGAAGCACTTAAAGCCATAGGCTGCGATGTGGCTGGGCTGGTAGCTATTTTTACTTATGGCTTTGATGCCTCGGTTGAAAACTTTAAAAAAGCAGGCTGCAAATTTGCTACCTTATCAAATTATAACGCGTTAATTGAGTATGCTGAAAAGAATCAGTATATTTCAAAAAACGATGTAAGGCTGTTGGAGCAATGGCGCGAAGACCCTGCTGGATGGGATGCTAAATTACCGGATTGAACAAAATAAAACCTACCATGACTAATATTGAGAGCAAGATTACCATTCAGAAACCTGTTGCCGATGTTTACCAGTTTTTGGCTGATTTAAATAATCATCAGCAACTGATGCCCGAAAATATTTACAACTGGACATCTACTACCGACGAGGCCCGTTTTACCATACAAAACATGGCTAAACTGGCTCTTAAAGTGAGTAACAGGATAGAGAATCAGGAGATACAGATCATCCCTGCTGAAGAACCTCCTTTTGCCATGGAGTTAAAATGGATATTACAAGGTGATGGCGACAACACAGTAGCCACACATCAAATTTCGGCAGACCTGAATATGATGATGAAGATGCTGGTAAGCGGTCCGTTGCAAAAGTTAGCCGATAGCGAAACTTCCAAACTGGCCGAAATTTTAAATAACCGTTAAGCAAATAGTATTAGCGAAACTTATTGAACAGATCGATAAATTTAGTTAGGATACGGTCGGCTAACATAACAACCAAAACAAGGGTTACGACTATTAATAATGTGTTTGTCATCTCTTTATTCTGTTTTTTAGAGAAGACACAATAAGGATACCGGAATTTAAAGCTTTATTTAAATATCTGAAAATTAGGTATTTAAACTATTTTAAATTTAATAAAGACTGTTGGCGGGGCGTGATTGCCCCATTTTTATCTACCCAACTGTAACTGCTTCACAGTAGTTTTTACTGTTTCCTTTTAAACAAGACTATAAAACAAACGACGGCCAGGAGGGCGATGATCATGACGGCTATAGTGGTAATTCCGTTTTTTTCCTTTGTTAACTTTTGTTCTGTAAATTGTTTTTGCTGCAATATCAATTGTTTTTGTTTGTCGGCCAGTTCTTTGGCCTTTTGCTGCTGTTGATTTAAAGCCATTTGTTTAGCCTGGGATACGGAGTCGGTTAAAAAGGCGATTCTGTAAAGTGCCGCGGCGGCTTTGTCAGCATTACCTTTTTTAGTATAAAACCGCGCAATGCTGTTTTGTACTTCAACCTGAAGATCAATTCCGGGAATGGTGCCTGCCAGGCTTAAGGCATCGCGCAAATCCCTTTGGGCCATAGGGTAATCTTTAATATCTGTTTTTACAGCTGATAAGTTAAGCAGGGAATGAATAATGTTAAGCGTATCGCGCATATCGCGGGATAAACTGTTTGACTGTATGTAGAACCACTTAGCCTGGACATACTTTTTTTGTAAGTGATACACCAGGGCCAAATGATCAAAAGTTTCGCGCAGGCCTGTGCTATCCCTGAATTTGGAATAAATATGCAGGCCCTCCATGATATAGTTAATCGCTTCGTTTAAATCGGCCGAGCGTGCGCCTGGCGTGGCAAGCGTCAAGGCAATTTGATTCAAGGTATCGGCTTTAACCGTTTGGCTCTTGATAAATTGTTGACGGGTAAGGCTATCTTTAATCAGGTTGATGGCGCTTAACTTTCCGCTCATTACAACAAGCATTATAATAAACAGGAATATTTTTTTCATACAGGGGGATATAACACTTTTTACTGGCCGGTTTGATTCCTTTTTTTGATCTCGAAATAGCATTGGCCGCAAACAATTTTAATTTTTGCAAAAGCCATTGATACATCATTCCATTCGCCTTCACTCAATCTTATTTTTTCACATTCATCACACCAGGCCTGGTAATCGTCTTCCTCATCGTCGTCAACCAAGGGATCGGATTCAAATGCCTCATGAAAGCCGGTATACTGGTCTTTACTGATGTGTTGGCATACAAAACTCAACCTGCCGGAGTTATGGATACTGCAATCGACATATTTATCCTTTAATCCATCGTATTCTTCCTGCGTTAATTGGTTGGTGAATACAAAATAAATAAACAAGTGCTCTTGCGGAACGCGGTATGCACCAATGGCACTTAACAGCCTGGCCGCTATGGCATTCATGGCCCAGCCTGTGTAATCATCGCCCTCAAACAATCCCTTGGTAAGCTGATCAAAGTTATTAGCCTGGCCAAATGCTTTTACTTTTTCAAGCCCGCGGCATACATGCGCCGGTGTGGTTTGATTATCCCAACTCCAGTTCCAGGTATTGGCCTTTGTAGAAAACGATCCAACGTCAACATATTTAAAGTATAGGTTTCTTCCATCATCAGCTTTAAAATGGAAGGCGCCAATACCGTGGTCGTAATACCAGTGTTCGTAACTATCAATGTCATATAATTTCATAAACTCCCCTTGCAGATCCATCAAATCTTCAAGGCAATTGTTCTTGTAGTCTTCAAAATCCGGTTCTAACGAAATCATATCGGTTTTTATTTAGGTTGATGTTTAGTTTAAAATATAAGTTCAATTTAGAAATGATTTTCACTCATCCATCAGGTGGCGAAGGTATAATGCCGGGTTGTTTAAAAATGATTTGGTGAGATAAAAATGCTCGGTATCCTGGTAGCTGCTTTGGCGCACACCGGCATCGTCAAACTGATAAATAGATGCGCCCGGGTAACAAATGAGCATGGGCGAATGCGTTGCTATTAAAAATTGAGCCCGGCCGCTCTGATCAAGCTGGTGAATTACCGACATAAAGGCCAGGATCCGGGACGGCGACAGGGCAGCTTCGGGCTCATCAAGGATGTAAATGCCCGCTTCGAACTGGTTGTTAAACAGGGCGAGGAACGACTCTCCGTGAGATTGCTCGTGTAATGATTTGCCGCCATAAGCTTGTAAAATGCGGGCATCCTCGACAGCCAACTCATCAATGTACGAAGCAAAATTAAAAAAGCTCTCGGCACGCATAAAGAAGCCTTCGGTTACCCGGCGTGGTGTCCAGGTGAGTTGCAAGGCGCGCGCCAGGGGCGATTCGTATCCCGTAAACCGGTGCCCAGTGTTTGAATTATGGTTGCGGTTACCTCCCCTTAAACTAAAGCCACAATGCTCGGCAATGCCTTCAAGCAAAGTAGATTTCCCCGATCCATTCTCGCCCACAAAAAAGGTAACATTGCTTTGGAGCTTGAGTTGCAGGCCCCTGTTAAGGCTGGGGATGTGTTGCAGGTAAGTGCCATCCTGCAGGGGTGGGAGCGATATTTGAGATAAAAACGGCATATATGTACTTATTGATCCTTATTATAGCTTCTGTTTATAAAAATAATCTTGTTGTAATCAGCAGTTTTAAGTAAAAAATGAGAAGATTTATTTTTCACTCATCCATCAGATGGCGAAGATATAACGCCGGGTTATTCAGAAACGATTTGGTGAGATAAAAATGTTCTGTATCCTCATAGCGGGTTTGGCGCACACCGGCGTAGTCAAACTGATAAATAGATGCGCCCGGGTAACAAATGAGCATAGGCGAATGAGTGGCTATTAAAAATTGTGCACGGCCGCTCTGCTCAAGCTGGTGAATTACCGACATAAAGGCCAGAATCCTGCCCGGCGACAGGGCTGCTTCGGGCTCATCAAGAATGTAGATACCTGCTTCGAACTGGTTATTAAACAGGGCGAGGAACGATTCTCCGTGAGATTGCTCATGTAATGATTTGCCACCGTAGGCTTTTAAAATATTATCTTCCTCATCCTCTTCTTCAGCGGCCAATTCATCAATATAAGAAGCGAAATTGAAAAAGCTTTCAGCACGCATAAAAAAACCTTTGTTCACCCGTCGTGGGGTCCATACAAATTTCAGGTAGGCTGCCAGGGGCGATTCAAAATCCTCAAACAGGCGCGCTGTGTTCAAATTATGGTTACGGTTACCTCCCCTTAAACTAAACCCGCATTGCTCGGCAATACCTTCAAGCAAAGTAGATTTCCCGGATCCATTCTCGCCTACAAAAAAGGTAACATTGCTTTTGAGCTTAAGTTGTAAGCCCCGGTTAAGGCTCTGGATATGTTGCAGGTAAGTGCCATCCTGTAGGGGAGGAAGCGATATCTGGGATAAAAATGGCATACTATCTTGTTGTTGATCCTAAACAAACTTACACCATTCTGGTCTTATTTTCAGCATGGCATGTAATAGGCCAAACCTTATGTCTTTTGATCAAGCCTTGCCTTTTGCGCACGGTATTGGCCAGGGGAAAGCGCTATCCGTTTACGAAAGAAATGGGACAGGTGGCTTTCGTCGCTAAAGCCGAACTCGTTAGCAATTTGTTTCAGCGTTAAGCCAGCCATTACCCGTTTTTCAATCAGTTTAATACGGTAGTTGTTAATATAGTCGCGGTAACTCATATCAAAGTTCCGGCTGAAATAAACGCTGAAATAATTGGGTGCAATGTTAAAATTAGCCGCCACATTTTTAACCTGTATCTTTTCAGGCTCATAGATATGCTGATGGATATAGAGGGTGAGGGCCTTCAGGTCAGGAAGCCTGCTTCGCAGGGGGATATCCAGTTGCGCCATGGCTTCTTTAATCAATCCAAAAACAGACAGAACCTGGCAGTAAATAAAAGGGGAGGAGGTGAGGTCCTTTCTATCTTTGCTGGCAACTATATTGCACATTGTATTGTTTAACAGATACCTTGCAGATTCATCCAAAGCCAGTTTACCTTCCTTCAGTAATTTATTCCGCATGATGGTTTCGGGGCGGTTGATCAACAGGTCATCGGGTATCAAATGTTGTTTATCGCAGAAATAGCTATCGGTAAATTTAACTATGGCAAAGCGGGTGCGTTGCTTTATCTCGAAGTAGTGCTTGTCCTCCGGCGAAACTACAAACAGGTCGCCGGAGTTATAGGTTATGCCACTATCATTAAGCCAATGCACGCCATTGCCTTCAAAAATATAAACTATCTCATAATAATTCTGGCTGTGCGAAGGTTGATGGAAAACAGTTTCCTCATATTCTTCCACCAATAAGGCATCAAAC
Proteins encoded in this window:
- a CDS encoding helix-turn-helix domain-containing protein, which gives rise to MKKLKQFDALLVEEYEETVFHQPSHSQNYYEIVYIFEGNGVHWLNDSGITYNSGDLFVVSPEDKHYFEIKQRTRFAIVKFTDSYFCDKQHLIPDDLLINRPETIMRNKLLKEGKLALDESARYLLNNTMCNIVASKDRKDLTSSPFIYCQVLSVFGLIKEAMAQLDIPLRSRLPDLKALTLYIHQHIYEPEKIQVKNVAANFNIAPNYFSVYFSRNFDMSYRDYINNYRIKLIEKRVMAGLTLKQIANEFGFSDESHLSHFFRKRIALSPGQYRAQKARLDQKT
- a CDS encoding SRPBCC family protein, which gives rise to MTNIESKITIQKPVADVYQFLADLNNHQQLMPENIYNWTSTTDEARFTIQNMAKLALKVSNRIENQEIQIIPAEEPPFAMELKWILQGDGDNTVATHQISADLNMMMKMLVSGPLQKLADSETSKLAEILNNR
- the pyrE gene encoding orotate phosphoribosyltransferase — translated: MFNKSEIEQQVAEFLLQIKAIKLQPNNPFTWASGWKSPIYCDNRTTLSHPAIRTYIRQKLVRLIQEEFGPVACIAGVATAGIPQGVLVAQELGLPFVYVRAKPKEHGTGNLIEGDVFEGQRVLVVEDLISTGKSSLQAVEALKAIGCDVAGLVAIFTYGFDASVENFKKAGCKFATLSNYNALIEYAEKNQYISKNDVRLLEQWREDPAGWDAKLPD
- a CDS encoding AAA family ATPase → MPFLSQISLPPLQDGTYLQHIQSLNRGLQLKLKSNVTFFVGENGSGKSTLLEGIAEQCGFSLRGGNRNHNLNTARLFEDFESPLAAYLKFVWTPRRVNKGFFMRAESFFNFASYIDELAAEEEDEEDNILKAYGGKSLHEQSHGESFLALFNNQFEAGIYILDEPEAALSPGRILAFMSVIHQLEQSGRAQFLIATHSPMLICYPGASIYQFDYAGVRQTRYEDTEHFYLTKSFLNNPALYLRHLMDE
- a CDS encoding DUF6882 domain-containing protein — encoded protein: MISLEPDFEDYKNNCLEDLMDLQGEFMKLYDIDSYEHWYYDHGIGAFHFKADDGRNLYFKYVDVGSFSTKANTWNWSWDNQTTPAHVCRGLEKVKAFGQANNFDQLTKGLFEGDDYTGWAMNAIAARLLSAIGAYRVPQEHLFIYFVFTNQLTQEEYDGLKDKYVDCSIHNSGRLSFVCQHISKDQYTGFHEAFESDPLVDDDEEDDYQAWCDECEKIRLSEGEWNDVSMAFAKIKIVCGQCYFEIKKRNQTGQ
- a CDS encoding AAA family ATPase; amino-acid sequence: MPFLSQISLPPLQDGTYLQHIPSLNRGLQLKLQSNVTFFVGENGSGKSTLLEGIAEHCGFSLRGGNRNHNSNTGHRFTGYESPLARALQLTWTPRRVTEGFFMRAESFFNFASYIDELAVEDARILQAYGGKSLHEQSHGESFLALFNNQFEAGIYILDEPEAALSPSRILAFMSVIHQLDQSGRAQFLIATHSPMLICYPGASIYQFDDAGVRQSSYQDTEHFYLTKSFLNNPALYLRHLMDE